One Thiocapsa bogorovii DNA segment encodes these proteins:
- the atpD gene encoding F0F1 ATP synthase subunit beta, translated as MSSGNVVEIIGAVVDVQFPRGEIPKVYEALKIESTGLTLEVQQQLGDGVVRAIAMGSTDGLQRGIPAIATGAPIQVPVGQKTLGRIMDVLGNPIDELGDVDSEERWSIHRSAPPFEDQATSTEILETGIKVIDLIMPIPKGGKVGLFGGAGVGKTVTLMELIRNIAAEHSGFSVFAGVGERTREGNDFYHEMKESNVLDKVALVYGQMNEPPGNRLRVALTGLTMAEFFREEGRDVLLFVDNIYRYTLAGTEVSALLGRMPSAVGYQPTLASEMGALQERITSTRTGSITSFQAVYVPADDLTDPSPATTFAHLDATLVLSRQIAELGIYPAVDPLDSTSRILDPNVVGQEHYQTARAVQGTLQRYKELKDIIAILGMDELSDEDKLAVSRARKIQRFLSQPFFVAEVFTGSPGKFVTVKDTIKDFKAIVNGDYDHLPEQAFYMVGGIEEAVAKAEKMGG; from the coding sequence ATGAGCTCTGGTAACGTGGTGGAGATCATCGGGGCCGTCGTGGACGTTCAGTTCCCGCGCGGCGAGATACCCAAGGTCTATGAGGCGCTCAAGATCGAGTCGACGGGTCTGACCCTCGAGGTTCAGCAGCAGCTCGGCGACGGGGTCGTGCGTGCCATCGCGATGGGATCCACCGACGGCCTGCAGCGCGGCATCCCGGCGATTGCCACGGGTGCGCCGATCCAGGTGCCGGTCGGGCAGAAGACGCTCGGGCGCATCATGGATGTGCTGGGCAACCCAATCGACGAGTTGGGCGATGTCGACTCCGAGGAGCGCTGGTCGATCCATCGTTCCGCCCCGCCATTCGAAGACCAGGCGACCTCCACCGAGATCCTGGAGACCGGCATCAAGGTCATCGACCTCATCATGCCCATCCCGAAGGGCGGCAAGGTCGGACTCTTCGGCGGCGCCGGTGTCGGCAAGACCGTGACCCTGATGGAGCTCATCCGCAACATTGCCGCCGAGCATTCCGGCTTCTCGGTATTCGCTGGCGTCGGCGAGCGTACCCGCGAGGGCAACGACTTCTATCACGAGATGAAGGAGTCGAACGTTCTCGACAAGGTGGCCCTCGTTTACGGCCAGATGAACGAGCCGCCCGGCAACCGTCTTCGCGTCGCATTGACCGGCCTGACGATGGCCGAGTTCTTCCGCGAAGAAGGTCGTGACGTCCTGCTCTTCGTCGACAACATCTACCGCTACACACTGGCCGGAACCGAGGTTTCGGCGCTCTTGGGCCGGATGCCCTCCGCCGTGGGTTACCAACCGACCCTGGCCTCCGAGATGGGCGCGCTGCAGGAACGCATCACATCCACGCGGACCGGCTCCATCACCTCCTTCCAGGCGGTGTACGTTCCGGCGGACGACTTGACGGACCCGTCGCCGGCGACCACCTTTGCGCATCTGGACGCGACCCTCGTGTTGTCCCGTCAGATCGCCGAGCTGGGTATCTACCCGGCGGTGGACCCGCTGGACTCCACCAGCCGAATCCTCGATCCGAACGTGGTCGGCCAGGAGCACTACCAGACCGCGCGTGCGGTGCAGGGAACCCTGCAGCGGTACAAAGAGCTCAAGGACATCATCGCCATCCTCGGTATGGACGAGCTCTCCGACGAGGACAAGCTCGCCGTGTCGCGCGCGCGCAAGATTCAGCGCTTCCTCTCCCAGCCCTTCTTCGTGGCCGAGGTCTTCACCGGATCGCCGGGCAAGTTCGTGACCGTAAAAGACACCATCAAGGACTTCAAGGCGATCGTCAACGGCGACTACGATCATCTGCCCGAACAGGCCTTCTACATGGTCGGCGGAATCGAAGAAGCGGTGGCCAAGGCCGAGAAGATGGGTGGCTAA
- the glmS gene encoding glutamine--fructose-6-phosphate transaminase (isomerizing): MCGIVGAIAQRPVSAILLEGLRRLEYRGYDSAGIAVLEAPCRLNRARTLGKVARLAEAVAERPLPGTLGIAHTRWATHGEPATRNAHPHVCRDRCLVVHNGIIENHEELRREQTAAGHRFTSETDTEVVVHAVFDELEAGHALLDAVRLARRRLRGAYALGVIDAQDPEHLVAARQGSPLVIGVGFGEHFIASDVFALLPVTNRFIFLEEGDIAELTRESVRIWDHDGNLVVRPVTTSAVSVDAAERGEYRHFMLKEIFEQPRAIDDTLEGRLAGTRVLPESFGNLAPEIFARVKAVTLVACGTSYHAALVARYWIEALAGLPCTVEVASEYRYRKQVVPADALFVTLSQSGETADTLAALRLAKSSGFAATLAICNVPESSLVRESDLVLLTHAGPEIGVASTKAFTTQLVSLLLMTVALGRENALSDTAEAHVVALLRALPGKVEAVLDLDDRIADLAEVFVDKQHTLFLGRGEQYPIAMEGALKLKEISYIHAEAYPAGELKHGPLALIDEQMPVVAVAPNNALLEKLKSNLEEVRARGGQLYVFADLHVPMVEEEGVTVIRLPETDDLIDPIIFTIPLQLLAYHVAVLKGTDVDQPRNLAKSVTVE, from the coding sequence ATGTGCGGTATCGTCGGTGCAATCGCCCAACGTCCGGTCTCGGCCATCCTGCTCGAGGGACTGAGGCGTCTCGAATATCGGGGCTATGATTCCGCGGGTATCGCGGTGCTCGAGGCGCCGTGCCGTTTGAATCGCGCCCGCACGCTCGGCAAGGTCGCGCGCCTGGCCGAGGCGGTCGCCGAGCGGCCCTTGCCCGGCACGCTGGGCATCGCTCACACCCGTTGGGCGACCCATGGTGAGCCGGCGACCCGCAACGCCCATCCCCATGTCTGCCGCGACCGGTGCCTGGTCGTGCACAACGGGATCATCGAAAACCATGAAGAGCTGCGCCGTGAGCAAACCGCCGCCGGCCACCGCTTCACGTCCGAAACCGATACCGAGGTCGTGGTGCATGCGGTTTTCGACGAGCTCGAGGCCGGCCATGCCCTGCTCGATGCCGTCCGCCTGGCGAGGAGACGACTGCGCGGCGCCTATGCCCTCGGCGTCATCGATGCTCAGGATCCCGAGCACCTGGTCGCGGCTCGCCAGGGCAGCCCGCTGGTCATCGGGGTCGGGTTCGGCGAACATTTCATCGCCTCCGATGTCTTTGCCCTCCTGCCCGTCACCAATCGCTTCATCTTTCTCGAAGAGGGCGATATCGCCGAGCTGACCCGAGAATCCGTCCGTATTTGGGACCACGACGGGAACCTCGTCGTGCGACCGGTGACGACCTCCGCTGTCTCGGTCGATGCCGCGGAACGCGGCGAGTACCGCCATTTCATGCTCAAGGAGATCTTCGAGCAGCCCCGAGCGATCGACGATACCCTCGAAGGTCGCCTGGCCGGCACGCGCGTTCTCCCCGAGAGTTTCGGTAACCTGGCCCCCGAGATCTTCGCTCGGGTCAAGGCGGTCACCCTGGTTGCCTGCGGCACCAGCTATCATGCCGCCTTGGTCGCGCGCTATTGGATCGAGGCCCTCGCCGGCCTGCCCTGTACCGTCGAGGTTGCGAGCGAGTACCGCTATCGCAAGCAGGTCGTGCCGGCCGACGCCCTGTTCGTGACCCTCTCCCAGTCCGGCGAAACGGCCGACACGCTCGCGGCGCTGCGTCTGGCGAAATCCTCCGGCTTTGCGGCGACGCTCGCCATCTGCAATGTGCCCGAAAGCTCCCTGGTGCGCGAATCGGACCTCGTGCTCTTGACCCATGCCGGCCCCGAGATCGGTGTCGCCTCCACCAAGGCCTTCACCACCCAGCTGGTCTCCTTGTTGCTGATGACCGTGGCGCTCGGCCGCGAAAATGCGCTGAGCGACACCGCCGAGGCCCATGTGGTCGCGCTGCTTCGAGCGCTCCCGGGCAAGGTCGAGGCCGTGCTGGACCTCGACGACCGAATCGCCGATCTCGCCGAGGTCTTCGTCGACAAGCAGCACACGCTCTTCCTCGGACGCGGCGAGCAATATCCGATCGCCATGGAAGGCGCGCTCAAGCTCAAGGAGATCTCCTACATCCACGCCGAGGCATATCCGGCGGGCGAGCTCAAGCACGGACCCCTTGCCTTGATCGACGAGCAGATGCCCGTTGTCGCAGTCGCGCCCAACAACGCCCTGCTCGAAAAGCTCAAATCCAATCTCGAAGAGGTCCGCGCACGCGGCGGTCAGCTCTATGTCTTTGCCGATCTACATGTCCCCATGGTCGAAGAGGAGGGCGTCACCGTCATCCGTCTCCCCGAGACAGACGATCTGATCGACCCAATCATCTTCACCATTCCACTGCAACTGCTTGCCTATCACGTGGCCGTCCTCAAGGGGACCGATGTCGATCAGCCACGCAATCTCGCGAAATCCGTCACGGTGGAGTAG
- a CDS encoding F0F1 ATP synthase subunit epsilon — protein MAMTIHVDIVSAEGAIHSGQATMVYATAELGEVGIAPRHTAFISRLKPGDVRVENEHGEQEHFYVSGGMLEVQPHVVTVLADTAIRARDLDEAAALDAKRRAEEALAGHTAQFEYAKAQAELAEAIAQLRAIEKLRKMKG, from the coding sequence ATGGCGATGACAATTCACGTCGATATCGTAAGCGCCGAAGGGGCGATTCATTCGGGTCAGGCGACCATGGTGTACGCGACCGCCGAGCTGGGCGAGGTCGGTATCGCGCCCCGGCATACCGCCTTCATCAGCCGTCTGAAGCCGGGCGATGTGCGGGTCGAGAACGAGCATGGCGAACAGGAGCATTTCTACGTCTCCGGGGGCATGCTTGAGGTCCAGCCCCATGTCGTGACCGTCTTGGCCGACACCGCGATCCGAGCGCGCGACCTCGACGAGGCCGCGGCACTCGACGCGAAACGCCGTGCCGAGGAGGCGCTCGCCGGCCACACGGCTCAGTTCGAGTATGCGAAGGCGCAAGCCGAGCTCGCCGAGGCGATTGCGCAATTGCGCGCAATCGAGAAGCTTCGAAAGATGAAGGGCTGA
- the soxX gene encoding sulfur oxidation c-type cytochrome SoxX, whose product MTIDRQTAFGAALAAGLLVLTSAASAGPPAPQAAYTAMSPEELADYLIFEAGGFDLNAPTQDGGTARDRMVQDRIQKVCSAIGRSGKALDRATAAKISALAEESMVFPEGGIVLGDWKRGEKIARSGFGYRIGRDTDDHTREPPGGNCYACHQLDPKEIAHGTVGPSLANYGTLRGTNDAMLKHTYQILYNAHLFFPCTTMPRFGEHGTLTAEQIADVMAYLLDPASPVNQAALPTAETAQAARD is encoded by the coding sequence ATGACGATCGATCGACAGACCGCTTTCGGCGCGGCCCTCGCTGCCGGCCTGCTGGTACTCACCTCCGCTGCCTCGGCCGGACCGCCCGCGCCCCAGGCCGCCTACACCGCCATGAGTCCGGAAGAGCTCGCGGACTATCTGATCTTCGAGGCCGGCGGCTTCGACCTCAACGCACCCACCCAGGACGGCGGCACGGCCCGCGATCGGATGGTCCAGGACCGGATCCAGAAGGTCTGCTCGGCCATCGGGCGCAGCGGCAAGGCGCTGGATCGAGCGACGGCCGCCAAGATCAGTGCCTTGGCCGAAGAGTCCATGGTCTTCCCGGAGGGCGGCATCGTGCTCGGCGATTGGAAGCGCGGCGAGAAGATCGCTCGCTCCGGCTTCGGCTATCGCATCGGCCGGGATACCGACGATCACACCCGCGAGCCGCCCGGCGGCAACTGCTACGCCTGCCATCAGCTCGACCCGAAGGAGATCGCGCACGGCACGGTTGGCCCGAGTCTCGCCAACTACGGCACACTGCGCGGAACCAATGACGCGATGCTGAAACACACCTATCAGATCCTCTACAACGCGCACCTGTTCTTCCCGTGCACGACCATGCCGCGCTTCGGCGAGCACGGCACGCTCACGGCGGAGCAGATCGCCGACGTCATGGCCTACCTGCTCGATCCCGCGTCGCCGGTGAACCAAGCGGCGCTCCCGACGGCGGAGACGGCGCAGGCGGCCAGGGACTGA
- a CDS encoding FKBP-type peptidyl-prolyl cis-trans isomerase produces MSEPLIRAGKLVALTYRIEDGQGTILEQTDIPVSYIHGGQTELIGGMDAAVDGRCAGDEVELVLGPDQGFGPRDPNLTFTDDLENVPPEFRFVGAEVQMENEAGETRQFHVTRIEDGQLTVDGNHPLAGKTLRVHVRIEEVRDPTHAELTADLGGGAMLPGGSLH; encoded by the coding sequence ATGTCAGAACCTCTCATCCGTGCCGGCAAGCTTGTCGCACTGACCTATCGAATCGAAGACGGCCAAGGTACGATCCTGGAACAGACCGATATCCCCGTGAGTTATATCCACGGGGGCCAAACCGAGCTGATCGGCGGCATGGACGCCGCCGTCGACGGGCGGTGTGCCGGCGACGAGGTCGAGCTGGTCCTGGGACCGGACCAAGGCTTTGGTCCGCGTGACCCGAATCTGACCTTTACGGACGACTTGGAGAACGTGCCGCCGGAATTCAGGTTCGTCGGTGCCGAGGTGCAGATGGAAAACGAGGCCGGGGAGACCCGGCAGTTCCACGTGACCCGGATCGAGGACGGTCAGCTCACCGTCGACGGCAACCACCCGCTCGCCGGCAAGACCCTGCGCGTGCATGTCCGGATCGAGGAGGTCCGCGACCCCACACATGCGGAGTTGACGGCGGACCTCGGCGGCGGTGCAATGCTTCCAGGTGGCAGTCTGCACTGA
- the glmU gene encoding bifunctional UDP-N-acetylglucosamine diphosphorylase/glucosamine-1-phosphate N-acetyltransferase GlmU, giving the protein MRLGVVILAAGLGKRMRSALPKVLHPLAGKPLLAHVLSTARAIGAERIVTVYGHGGDEVRTALADAGCRWAEQAEQLGTGHAVIQAMSEVAEMDRVLILYGDVPLISAETLNRLLGVAADTDLAILTADVPDPVGYGRILRDRRGRIVGIVEEKDATPEQRAVAEINTGILVADRARLDDWLARIDNDNVQGEYYLTDVTALAAAEGVTVASTRPGRLAEVAGVNDRVQLAALERDYQRHSAEDLMRSGVTLADPSRFDLRGDLQADPDVVIDINCIFEGVVRLSSGARIGPNCLLKDCSIGADTHVLANSVIDGASVGAHARIGPFARLRPETRLADNTHVGNFVEIKKTSLGAGSKANHLTYLGDAEIGAGVNVGAGSITCNYDGANKSLTRIEDGAFIGSNSALVAPVCIGAGATIGAGSVIARDAPADQLTLTRVSQRTIPGWTRPRKRSAS; this is encoded by the coding sequence ATGAGGCTTGGAGTCGTGATTTTGGCGGCGGGGCTGGGCAAGCGGATGCGTTCAGCCCTTCCGAAGGTGCTCCATCCCTTGGCCGGAAAGCCACTGCTCGCCCACGTCCTGAGCACGGCGCGGGCGATCGGTGCCGAGCGGATCGTGACCGTCTACGGGCACGGCGGCGATGAGGTCCGAACCGCGCTCGCCGATGCCGGGTGTCGTTGGGCCGAGCAGGCCGAGCAACTGGGCACCGGACATGCCGTCATCCAGGCCATGTCGGAAGTCGCGGAGATGGATCGCGTCTTGATCCTCTACGGCGACGTCCCGCTGATCTCGGCAGAGACCTTGAACCGCTTGCTTGGGGTCGCCGCCGATACCGATCTCGCGATCCTGACCGCCGATGTTCCGGATCCCGTCGGGTACGGCCGCATCCTGCGCGATCGCCGCGGTCGGATCGTCGGGATCGTCGAGGAGAAGGACGCAACCCCCGAACAGCGCGCCGTCGCCGAGATCAACACCGGCATCTTGGTCGCCGATCGGGCGCGTCTCGACGATTGGCTCGCCCGCATCGACAACGACAACGTGCAGGGTGAATACTACCTCACTGACGTGACCGCGCTTGCCGCAGCCGAGGGTGTCACGGTTGCATCGACCCGTCCAGGCCGACTCGCGGAGGTCGCCGGCGTCAACGATCGGGTTCAGCTCGCGGCCCTCGAGCGCGATTATCAGCGCCATTCCGCCGAAGATCTCATGCGCTCCGGCGTGACCCTGGCGGATCCGTCGCGGTTCGATCTTCGCGGGGATCTTCAGGCCGATCCCGACGTCGTCATCGACATCAACTGCATATTCGAGGGCGTCGTACGGCTCTCGAGCGGCGCGCGGATCGGCCCCAACTGTCTCCTCAAGGACTGCAGCATCGGCGCGGACACGCATGTCCTCGCCAACTCGGTGATCGATGGGGCCTCCGTCGGCGCTCACGCGCGGATCGGTCCGTTTGCGCGACTGCGCCCCGAGACCCGCCTTGCCGACAACACCCATGTCGGCAACTTCGTGGAGATCAAAAAGACCAGCCTCGGTGCCGGCAGCAAGGCCAACCACCTGACCTACTTGGGCGACGCCGAGATCGGTGCGGGCGTGAATGTCGGCGCGGGAAGCATCACCTGTAACTACGACGGTGCCAACAAGTCGCTCACCCGGATCGAAGACGGGGCCTTTATCGGCTCCAACAGCGCGCTGGTCGCGCCAGTCTGTATCGGCGCGGGCGCGACCATCGGCGCCGGTTCCGTGATTGCGCGCGACGCCCCGGCGGACCAACTCACGCTGACGCGCGTCTCGCAGAGGACGATTCCGGGATGGACGCGACCTCGGAAGCGGTCGGCCTCCTAA
- the soxA gene encoding sulfur oxidation c-type cytochrome SoxA, producing the protein MFRSILGAACVAASLSTAAFAEQWRAPEEVLQELIDSKESAYLTQSEQNIMMMPDNAALFVAEEGKVLFHEPRGPNAVSLETCDLGKGPGVVDGAYVELPRYFEDTGRVMDLESRLVHCMTSIQGFAPDSPEVKTRHGSTSDMMKLQTYIASQSSGYPWNPPLDHPLEKAMRDAGEVLFYRRSGTSDFACSTCHTQTGKRIRASVLPNVKDPQEWTKAISWPAFSVGPQEVRSSNHRIQGCYWQMRQPQSIPGSDAAIALLSFWTDAARGQAAILPDKKR; encoded by the coding sequence ATGTTCCGATCGATCCTAGGTGCCGCCTGCGTGGCGGCGAGCCTGTCCACTGCGGCGTTTGCCGAACAATGGCGTGCGCCGGAAGAGGTTTTGCAGGAGCTCATCGACAGCAAGGAGTCGGCCTATCTAACCCAAAGCGAGCAGAACATCATGATGATGCCGGACAACGCGGCCCTGTTCGTCGCGGAAGAAGGAAAGGTGTTGTTTCACGAGCCGCGAGGTCCGAACGCGGTATCGCTGGAGACCTGCGACCTGGGCAAGGGTCCGGGTGTCGTCGACGGCGCCTACGTGGAGCTGCCGCGCTACTTCGAGGACACGGGCCGGGTCATGGACCTCGAGAGTCGGCTCGTCCACTGCATGACAAGCATTCAGGGCTTCGCGCCGGATTCGCCGGAGGTGAAGACGCGGCATGGCTCGACGTCGGACATGATGAAGCTGCAGACCTACATCGCAAGCCAGTCGAGCGGCTACCCGTGGAATCCGCCCCTGGACCATCCTCTCGAGAAAGCCATGCGCGACGCGGGCGAGGTGCTCTTCTACCGCCGTTCCGGCACCTCGGACTTCGCGTGCAGTACCTGCCACACCCAGACCGGCAAGCGCATCCGCGCATCGGTGCTTCCGAACGTGAAGGATCCCCAGGAATGGACCAAGGCGATCTCCTGGCCTGCCTTCAGCGTTGGTCCGCAGGAGGTGCGCAGCAGCAATCATCGCATTCAGGGCTGCTACTGGCAGATGCGCCAGCCCCAGAGCATCCCGGGCTCGGACGCCGCCATCGCGCTCCTGTCGTTCTGGACCGATGCGGCACGCGGGCAAGCGGCGATCCTGCCGGACAAAAAACGCTGA